The genomic DNA AGCTCTCTCATCTTGTTATTTAGAGCAACTATTGAAAGTGGCTCTATAAATACTGTCTGTCCACTTGCAGATCTGTCGTGTTCTATCCCTTTTATCAGCCCTTTAAAGTCAGCCTTTACAGGGACTACACTTCTTCCATCTCTCTCAGTTATGATTCTCTCCTGAAAAGCATTTGCAAACTGAGGCATATCAAAAAGCTCATCAAACTTTCTTTTGATATTCATAGCAAGTGTTTTCTGATGGATTCTGATATCTCTTAAATCCAAAGAAGCCTCATCTTTTATCTCACGATTATTATCAATTGATTTGTTAATTGTATCCTCTATACCTCTAAGTACAGGTACATCCTTAAAATATTCTCTTAAATCTCTATATTTTCCAAGATCTTCTAATTTATTTTTAAAAGTTCTGAATATTCTCAAGTTGTAGTTGATATCCCAAAGATCTTCCACTTCAAGATATGTACCTATAAGTTGAGATTTTTCAGTCATTTTACAGATATCTTTCATTCCAGCAGTTTCAAATCCACCATCAAATTGAACAAAATCTGTAAAATCTCTCAATATGTCTAACTCTCTATTTAACGAACTAAAATCTTTAAACGGAGTCAGACTCATTATTTTATAGTGATTTTCTTCTATTACACTATACTCAGCTAAAACTCCTTTTAGCTTATCAAATTCCAATACTTTGTAGCTATGTTCGTTCATGTTTTTACTCCCTACCTATAATTTACATTTCTTTTTTATTATATCATACTTCTTTAATTTTCATAACTCTAATCAATAAAAATTAAAAAAAACTTGAAATTTAATCTTTTTAATGATACAATTATATGCATTGTATATGCAGGATATCATAAAGAAAGGAGTCTTTATAAATGCAAAGATGTGAAATTATTGGAGTTGGGATCATTACTGGAAACCAAATTTCTCACTCTCATAGATTATCTAGAAGAGCTTGGAGACCTAACTTACAACTTACTACAATCAATGTAAACGGAACTTCTCTAAGAGTTAAAGTATGTCCTAAAGCACTTAAAACTTTAAAAGGACTTAACGAAGCTGAAACAGTTAAATTCTTAAAAGCTAACTCTGCTACATTGAGTTCAAAAGTTGCAAAAGCTTTAAACAAATAGTTTTAAACTTTTGAAATAAAAAAGACAGCTTGTAAAAAGCATGTCTTTTTTTATTTTTTGCAATATAAAAGAGC from Fusobacterium sp. DD2 includes the following:
- the rpmB gene encoding 50S ribosomal protein L28, which produces MQRCEIIGVGIITGNQISHSHRLSRRAWRPNLQLTTINVNGTSLRVKVCPKALKTLKGLNEAETVKFLKANSATLSSKVAKALNK